From a region of the Nitrospira sp. genome:
- a CDS encoding Slp family lipoprotein, protein MSRMPRFAPLIGAALMLSACAESIHQVQRDTELLGVPLGLEKEIDASVSFAELKTSPGEYVGRTVMIGGKVIRAKRTQAGTELEVLQLPTAKEGPQTEDGLRSEGRFLAIQEAFLDPASLPEGTPITVIGTVKGETTRPLDESDYTYPLLEVKHIIDWNSIAAQNPRGRPYYDPYYPPYGWSGFAPYSGFGPYGGYWGPFGGFGGYWGGRGFYGGPRFFGPRGPSHSSPPPPPRSVHPRLRGR, encoded by the coding sequence ATGTCTCGCATGCCCAGGTTCGCTCCCCTGATTGGTGCGGCACTCATGTTATCCGCCTGCGCAGAATCGATCCATCAGGTACAACGCGATACGGAGCTGCTCGGGGTTCCTCTTGGGCTGGAAAAGGAGATCGATGCCAGTGTCAGTTTTGCGGAGCTGAAGACAAGTCCAGGTGAGTATGTCGGTCGAACGGTCATGATCGGCGGGAAAGTCATTCGAGCCAAACGGACGCAGGCGGGAACCGAGTTGGAAGTCTTGCAGCTGCCGACAGCGAAGGAAGGGCCACAGACAGAAGATGGACTTCGATCAGAAGGAAGATTCTTGGCGATTCAAGAAGCGTTTCTCGATCCCGCCAGCCTCCCGGAAGGTACACCTATCACAGTAATTGGCACCGTCAAAGGTGAAACCACAAGACCGTTGGATGAGAGTGACTACACCTATCCTCTTCTTGAGGTCAAACACATTATCGATTGGAATAGTATCGCCGCACAAAACCCGAGGGGCAGACCCTATTATGACCCCTACTATCCGCCCTATGGTTGGAGTGGGTTTGCTCCCTATAGTGGGTTCGGTCCCTATGGTGGTTATTGGGGTCCATTTGGTGGCTTTGGTGGCTATTGGGGCGGGCGTGGATTCTATGGGGGCCCTCGCTTTTTTGGCCCACGCGGACCATCTCATTCCTCCCCACCGCCCCCTCCGCGAAGCGTTCACCCGCGACTCAGAGGCAGGTAG
- a CDS encoding DUF4412 domain-containing protein — translation MMYLSVALIVLFSLFGSQPVGAALMERPKVEFSADSMIQTETGAMQQKIFVTPTKERKEMLTGAGDGGVQIFRFDTKVMWILMPSEKMYMEHSMTGRQTQRDDPAQWTYEDTVVGDETLNGVNVTKYKTIATSTDGKKYGGFSWRTKEGINLKQDLLYKEGNDKKRMLIELSNLKIGKQDPALFEIPDGFTKFDMAGMMGGGMMGREGMGQRGMPQKSRPQTGRTVPVPAEPIPDAPPAQEEPSDVEKAGNLMKGIFGR, via the coding sequence ATGATGTACCTCTCTGTGGCACTGATTGTTCTCTTCAGTCTATTCGGTTCCCAGCCGGTCGGCGCGGCCCTCATGGAGCGACCCAAGGTGGAATTTTCGGCCGATTCCATGATCCAAACAGAGACTGGGGCAATGCAACAGAAGATCTTTGTCACCCCGACCAAGGAGCGAAAGGAAATGCTGACCGGCGCCGGCGATGGGGGAGTACAAATCTTCCGGTTCGACACGAAAGTCATGTGGATTCTGATGCCGTCGGAGAAAATGTATATGGAGCATTCCATGACAGGACGTCAGACCCAGCGCGATGACCCCGCGCAATGGACGTACGAAGACACCGTCGTAGGCGACGAAACGCTGAACGGTGTCAACGTCACCAAGTACAAGACCATCGCCACGAGCACGGACGGCAAAAAATACGGAGGGTTCTCCTGGCGGACCAAGGAGGGCATCAACCTCAAACAAGATTTGCTCTACAAGGAAGGCAATGACAAGAAGAGGATGTTGATCGAACTCAGTAACCTCAAGATTGGCAAGCAAGACCCCGCGTTGTTTGAGATCCCCGACGGCTTCACGAAATTTGATATGGCCGGCATGATGGGAGGAGGAATGATGGGACGCGAGGGTATGGGACAGCGCGGCATGCCACAGAAATCCAGGCCTCAAACTGGAAGAACGGTGCCGGTTCCGGCTGAACCGATTCCCGATGCCCCGCCTGCGCAGGAGGAGCCCTCGGACGTAGAGAAGGCGGGTAACCTGATGAAGGGTATATTCGGCCGATAG
- a CDS encoding D-alanyl-D-alanine carboxypeptidase, giving the protein MERRLCRQSSPAAVAVLSLTAALTWISAVQNALGQQEPPIVKASALYMVELQSGKVLLEKDATRRLPPASLTKIMTAVVALDAAPLQEVVKIDRRAIVHHSSYNFQPGEEFLLRDLMTAMLVSSANDACEAIAWHIGGDDKRFVARMNERARMLGLKDTHFANPCGFDAPGHYSTAADLAHLADHALRVPVISMMVRTLTRDISTVDGARKMSIHTTNELLVDPDVNGVKTGYTSKAGRCLIASMFKDGHRLLLVALNLADQWEQASRLLRYGQVVLQGNS; this is encoded by the coding sequence ATGGAAAGGCGGCTGTGTCGTCAATCATCACCGGCCGCCGTGGCGGTGCTGTCTCTCACGGCGGCGTTGACTTGGATCTCGGCTGTCCAGAATGCCCTTGGCCAGCAGGAGCCGCCGATTGTTAAGGCGTCCGCTCTCTACATGGTCGAGCTTCAATCAGGGAAGGTCCTGTTGGAGAAGGACGCCACCCGCCGTCTTCCCCCGGCCAGTCTCACGAAAATCATGACGGCCGTGGTGGCGTTGGACGCTGCTCCTCTCCAAGAGGTGGTGAAGATCGACAGGCGAGCGATCGTGCATCACTCGTCCTACAATTTTCAGCCTGGAGAAGAGTTTCTGCTGCGCGACCTTATGACGGCAATGCTGGTGTCAAGCGCGAACGATGCCTGTGAAGCCATTGCCTGGCACATCGGAGGAGATGATAAGCGATTCGTCGCGAGGATGAATGAGCGGGCTCGCATGCTGGGGCTAAAGGACACGCACTTCGCCAATCCCTGCGGGTTCGATGCTCCGGGACATTACTCGACGGCAGCGGATTTAGCCCACCTGGCAGACCATGCGCTTCGGGTGCCCGTCATCTCCATGATGGTCCGGACGCTGACCCGTGACATCTCCACGGTGGATGGAGCCAGGAAGATGTCGATTCACACCACGAACGAGTTGCTGGTCGATCCGGATGTGAACGGCGTGAAAACCGGTTACACGAGCAAAGCCGGACGCTGCTTGATCGCCAGCATGTTCAAGGATGGGCATCGCTTGTTGCTTGTCGCATTGAATCTGGCTGACCAATGGGAACAAGCCTCTCGGCTGCTCCGCTACGGGCAGGTTGTGTTGCAAGGGAACAGTTGA
- a CDS encoding P-loop NTPase — protein sequence MATLISVASGKGGVGKSIVSTNLALALAKTGRNVLLADLDVGGADAHIMFGELNPPVTLTDFLNKRVARLEEVAIPVTFHPNLRLIAGTGDTLATANMVYARKKRLMKHFQDLEADVVVIDIGAGTNYHSLDFFLMADIHLAVATPEPTSVLDLYRFIKLAAIRRVLACFLARSSMAEALSNRDFTSVEEVMEVAGAADSEGRDAATSALQSFRPSLIINRVTGRSQVNVLYLRKILHEYVGGDLTLLGEIPDDSAVSQAVRKFLPVIEAAPESSAAKGLMAVSAAVERLVVACTGSGDTQKTQASENGTNSPTTEVTLSFHSSNPSTPEAPSSAYELRPPDCADPVKNPSRLVA from the coding sequence ATGGCGACCCTCATCTCAGTGGCATCCGGCAAAGGCGGCGTAGGCAAGAGCATCGTTTCAACCAACCTTGCCCTGGCGTTAGCAAAGACCGGGCGCAACGTTCTCCTGGCAGACCTCGACGTGGGTGGGGCTGATGCCCACATCATGTTCGGGGAGTTGAATCCACCGGTGACGCTGACGGATTTTCTGAACAAGCGGGTTGCCCGGCTGGAGGAGGTTGCGATTCCCGTTACGTTCCACCCGAACCTCCGCTTGATTGCCGGTACCGGCGACACCTTGGCAACGGCCAATATGGTGTATGCCCGTAAAAAGCGATTGATGAAACACTTCCAAGATCTCGAGGCTGATGTGGTCGTTATCGACATCGGGGCTGGCACTAACTACCATTCCCTGGATTTCTTCCTGATGGCCGACATCCATTTAGCTGTGGCTACTCCAGAGCCGACTTCGGTGCTGGACCTCTACCGATTCATCAAATTAGCTGCGATTCGCCGCGTGTTGGCCTGTTTTCTCGCACGCAGCTCCATGGCTGAGGCGCTCTCAAATCGGGACTTCACCAGTGTGGAGGAAGTCATGGAGGTTGCGGGCGCCGCCGACAGCGAAGGGCGCGACGCGGCCACCTCAGCGTTACAATCGTTCCGCCCCAGCCTTATCATCAATCGCGTCACCGGCCGCTCTCAAGTCAACGTCCTCTACCTTCGCAAGATTCTTCATGAATATGTGGGCGGTGACCTGACGCTGCTCGGTGAAATCCCCGACGACTCGGCCGTGAGCCAGGCCGTTCGAAAGTTTCTGCCCGTCATCGAGGCCGCTCCTGAGTCCTCGGCCGCGAAAGGTCTGATGGCTGTCTCTGCAGCGGTCGAGCGACTGGTCGTGGCATGTACCGGAAGTGGAGACACGCAGAAGACACAAGCAAGTGAAAACGGGACGAATTCACCCACGACGGAAGTGACTCTGTCTTTCCACTCTTCCAACCCATCGACGCCCGAGGCCCCATCATCTGCGTATGAGTTGAGGCCGCCTGACTGTGCAGATCCTGTCAAGAACCCCAGCCGGTTAGTCGCCTAA
- a CDS encoding tetratricopeptide repeat protein, with amino-acid sequence MNATIGSLKLFILLSALTGSVYFAAFQGGFHYDDSWTILENPHLDRWRTFVGHLDHMVRPVLYGTFLLDRSLYRTNPAGYHLLNVLLHLGSGILIYLILTRAVTERQSSVPFWTALLFLIHPIATETVTYLSGRTSGLMTFFYLSAFLLYVKTLEPSGTVKLRRLYLSGAVASFALSIGSKETAVTLPIMFLLWDMVIRGLKGPSLQSAVLSRYLPFGVVLLFAVGWAWSHPRYAGLAQFSLTIRPLWDNLLSELHAWAYALALFFTPWNQNFDHDLPVFHSLTQWPLPLDLLLLSATFAAGLFSWRRFPLAAFGLGWFFIQLLPTSLIPRNDLLSERNLYLPSIGLLLAIVTLGSYLAQRLAMIVSRPRLVQFASMSVATAFVIVLCLFTFQRNQLYQNRVSFWSDTVLKSPNKARPHNNLGYAYALEGDWDRAIEEFRTAAKLDPDFMIAQQNLRDAYLHRLGRQ; translated from the coding sequence GTGAATGCCACGATTGGTTCCCTCAAGCTGTTCATCCTGCTCAGCGCATTGACGGGATCCGTGTATTTCGCGGCCTTCCAAGGCGGCTTTCACTATGACGACTCATGGACCATCCTCGAGAACCCTCATCTCGACCGATGGCGGACCTTTGTCGGCCATCTCGACCACATGGTCCGGCCTGTTCTGTATGGCACCTTTCTGCTGGATCGTTCGCTCTATAGGACGAACCCGGCCGGATATCATTTGCTGAATGTCCTCCTGCACCTTGGTTCCGGAATTCTGATCTATCTGATTCTGACCCGCGCGGTAACAGAACGACAATCTTCTGTCCCTTTCTGGACCGCGTTACTGTTCCTGATTCATCCCATCGCGACCGAAACCGTCACGTACCTTTCAGGGCGCACGTCGGGTTTGATGACCTTCTTTTATCTTTCTGCGTTCTTGCTCTACGTCAAAACCCTGGAGCCGTCTGGAACCGTCAAGCTGCGCCGGCTCTATCTGTCAGGAGCCGTCGCTTCCTTTGCGCTTTCGATCGGTTCCAAGGAAACAGCCGTCACGCTTCCGATCATGTTCCTGCTCTGGGATATGGTCATACGCGGCTTGAAAGGTCCGTCTCTGCAATCTGCCGTCCTCTCTCGCTACCTGCCTTTTGGGGTCGTGCTCTTGTTTGCCGTTGGATGGGCCTGGAGCCATCCTCGCTATGCCGGCCTCGCCCAATTCAGCCTGACTATCCGTCCCCTTTGGGACAACCTACTGAGCGAGTTGCACGCCTGGGCCTATGCGTTGGCTCTGTTCTTCACTCCTTGGAACCAGAACTTTGATCATGACCTCCCTGTATTCCACTCACTGACTCAATGGCCCCTTCCGCTCGATCTGCTCTTGCTCTCTGCAACGTTCGCTGCAGGCCTATTTTCGTGGCGACGATTCCCCTTGGCGGCCTTCGGTCTGGGCTGGTTTTTCATTCAGCTCCTGCCGACCAGTCTGATTCCCCGTAACGACCTATTGAGCGAACGGAACCTCTATCTGCCCTCGATCGGACTTCTGTTGGCCATCGTCACGCTAGGTTCCTATCTTGCCCAACGTCTCGCGATGATCGTTTCGAGACCCCGGCTCGTTCAGTTCGCCTCCATGAGTGTCGCGACAGCCTTCGTCATAGTCCTGTGCCTCTTCACGTTCCAACGAAACCAGCTCTACCAGAACAGGGTATCGTTCTGGTCCGACACGGTCCTGAAATCCCCGAACAAAGCGCGGCCGCACAATAACCTGGGCTATGCTTACGCTCTCGAAGGCGACTGGGACCGCGCGATCGAAGAATTTCGGACGGCTGCCAAGCTCGATCCTGATTTCATGATCGCTCAACAAAACCTCCGAGATGCCTACCTCCATCGCCTTGGGCGGCAATAG
- a CDS encoding intradiol ring-cleavage dioxygenase, which produces MNENDEHIGRLLSRREALVVMGAAGAGFLMGSRPQKSQADSGTPRSLCIVRPEQTEGPYFVDERLHRSDIRTDPVSGQVKPGTPLALTFRVMRLKAGACQPLPDAQVDIWHCDAQGIYSDVRDPSFNTLGQKFLRGHQMTDAQGEARFLTIYPGWYPIRTVHVHFKIRTAPATQKAFEFTSQVYFPDEFTDRAYASLPYSSNGPRKVRNRHDFIFRQGGEQLILEPSATDSGYSSTFAIALKLP; this is translated from the coding sequence ATGAACGAGAACGATGAGCACATCGGAAGACTTCTTTCTCGCCGTGAAGCACTTGTGGTGATGGGTGCGGCCGGCGCCGGCTTCCTGATGGGTAGTCGACCCCAAAAGTCACAGGCCGATTCCGGTACACCTCGATCCCTTTGCATTGTCCGACCCGAACAAACCGAAGGTCCGTATTTTGTGGACGAACGATTGCACCGATCCGACATCCGCACTGATCCGGTCAGCGGACAGGTGAAGCCTGGGACACCGTTGGCTTTGACCTTTCGGGTCATGCGCTTGAAGGCGGGAGCCTGCCAGCCGTTGCCCGACGCTCAGGTAGATATCTGGCACTGTGATGCCCAGGGAATCTACTCCGATGTACGTGATCCAAGCTTCAACACGCTCGGCCAGAAATTTTTGCGTGGACACCAAATGACCGATGCACAGGGAGAAGCGCGCTTCCTGACCATCTACCCAGGCTGGTATCCGATTCGAACGGTGCATGTTCATTTCAAGATTCGTACGGCGCCAGCGACCCAAAAGGCCTTTGAATTTACCTCGCAAGTGTATTTCCCTGATGAGTTCACCGATCGTGCCTATGCAAGCCTCCCCTACTCTTCAAATGGCCCACGCAAGGTAAGAAATCGGCATGATTTCATTTTTCGGCAGGGTGGCGAACAGTTGATACTGGAACCATCGGCCACAGATAGCGGCTATTCGAGCACCTTTGCGATTGCGCTGAAGCTTCCTTGA
- the pyk gene encoding pyruvate kinase translates to MRRAKIVCTIGPASESPEILDRLIESGMNAARLNFSHGSHASHAVAIAAIRQTAARRGTAVAIIQDLQGPRIRVGLLQKDGIEVTSGQKVHLGIPVRPGEQGHAQNVAPTSVAEIPVTYPMLARDLHVGARVLINDGLIELLTDRIMDDVVECTVMTGGKITSYKGINLPDTAVSAPTLTKKDREDILFGIEQRVDYLALSFVRGPQDIDEARTLLAEHGSGIRIIAKIERPEAVASLDDILERADGVMIARGDLGVEMGPEAVPVLQKRIIAEANRRRRVVITATQMLESMTNAMRPTRAEASDVANAVFDSSDALMLSAETAIGAHPIETVQVMDRIIRAAEQEAEPNLILKRQTDLENLSFPEAICIAAFSAAKAVAARAIVAFSEGGATARLISKQRPSSLIIAFTPFEPVRQQMALYWGVRPYTMPQIEQTDARVEEAERRAKSEGLVKTGEKIVILSGTRVGQVGGTNLIKLHEVR, encoded by the coding sequence ATGCGAAGAGCCAAGATCGTCTGCACCATCGGCCCGGCCAGCGAGTCGCCTGAAATCCTAGATCGGCTGATCGAGAGCGGGATGAATGCCGCCCGATTAAACTTCTCGCACGGAAGCCACGCCTCGCACGCCGTTGCCATCGCGGCGATTCGTCAGACGGCGGCACGCCGTGGTACGGCGGTGGCGATCATCCAAGATCTGCAAGGTCCCAGAATTCGAGTGGGGCTTCTCCAGAAGGATGGGATCGAGGTCACTTCCGGCCAGAAGGTGCACCTAGGTATACCGGTTCGGCCTGGTGAGCAAGGCCATGCTCAGAACGTCGCCCCCACTTCTGTTGCCGAAATTCCAGTGACATATCCGATGCTCGCGCGCGATCTTCATGTAGGCGCTCGAGTCTTGATCAATGATGGGCTGATCGAACTGCTCACTGATCGCATTATGGATGATGTTGTGGAGTGCACCGTCATGACCGGCGGCAAGATTACGTCGTACAAAGGCATCAATCTGCCGGATACCGCCGTCAGCGCCCCTACGCTGACCAAGAAAGATCGGGAAGACATTCTATTTGGCATAGAACAGCGTGTGGACTATCTGGCGCTCTCCTTTGTGCGTGGCCCACAGGACATCGATGAGGCTCGGACGCTATTGGCGGAGCACGGAAGCGGCATCCGGATCATCGCCAAAATCGAGAGACCCGAAGCCGTTGCTTCATTGGACGATATCTTGGAACGAGCAGACGGTGTCATGATCGCGCGTGGAGACTTAGGTGTGGAGATGGGTCCTGAAGCCGTGCCGGTCCTCCAGAAGCGAATCATTGCAGAAGCCAATCGCCGACGTCGCGTGGTCATCACCGCCACCCAGATGCTGGAGTCTATGACGAACGCCATGCGTCCGACCCGCGCGGAAGCCTCAGATGTTGCGAACGCTGTGTTCGACAGCAGTGACGCGCTCATGCTCTCGGCTGAAACAGCCATCGGTGCTCATCCGATCGAAACGGTCCAAGTCATGGATCGCATTATCCGAGCAGCAGAGCAGGAAGCCGAACCCAACCTGATCCTTAAACGCCAAACCGATCTGGAAAACCTGTCTTTTCCAGAAGCCATCTGTATCGCTGCTTTTTCCGCGGCCAAAGCGGTTGCCGCACGCGCGATCGTCGCCTTCAGCGAAGGCGGAGCCACCGCCCGATTGATTTCGAAACAACGTCCGTCCTCTCTCATCATCGCGTTCACGCCGTTTGAGCCGGTCAGACAACAGATGGCGCTCTATTGGGGCGTACGCCCCTACACGATGCCACAAATTGAGCAGACCGATGCGCGAGTGGAAGAAGCGGAACGACGAGCGAAATCGGAAGGGCTGGTCAAGACGGGGGAAAAGATCGTCATCTTGTCAGGAACCCGCGTAGGGCAAGTAGGGGGGACTAATCTGATCAAGCTGCATGAGGTGAGGTAG
- a CDS encoding outer membrane beta-barrel protein: protein MPKLNWSIAGLFLTGILLVPLNSPPQASAEMYVAGYGGVNFADRINSIAGTGSQAGVPGPFADFDLQNSITYGGKVGYFPGHSWYGIEGEVFTTTPHIKSVPATAALPADPGIHFRVTTVGVNFIARYPGRTFQPYVGAGVGAGIAHIGDTATVRGDSDVAAAWNVLAGLRAFVTPKIAVFGEYKYTGATFAFDQAFGDLGGFSGNYRAQHILGGLSYHF, encoded by the coding sequence ATGCCAAAACTCAATTGGTCGATTGCTGGCTTGTTCCTTACAGGGATTTTGCTTGTTCCGCTCAATAGCCCGCCTCAAGCATCTGCAGAAATGTATGTCGCTGGATATGGGGGCGTAAACTTTGCGGACCGTATCAACAGTATTGCAGGGACGGGATCTCAAGCTGGAGTTCCGGGTCCGTTTGCCGATTTTGATCTTCAGAACTCGATCACCTACGGTGGCAAGGTCGGATACTTCCCCGGACACAGCTGGTACGGAATCGAGGGAGAAGTCTTTACTACCACTCCGCATATTAAGAGCGTGCCGGCCACCGCGGCTCTTCCTGCTGATCCGGGCATCCATTTTCGAGTCACCACCGTCGGTGTAAACTTTATCGCGCGTTATCCGGGGCGCACCTTCCAACCCTATGTCGGTGCCGGCGTAGGAGCAGGGATTGCCCACATCGGGGATACCGCGACCGTACGAGGCGACAGTGATGTGGCTGCGGCGTGGAATGTGTTGGCTGGTTTGCGCGCATTCGTCACACCCAAGATCGCCGTGTTTGGAGAATATAAGTACACCGGTGCGACGTTTGCGTTCGATCAGGCATTCGGTGACCTAGGAGGTTTCAGTGGCAATTACAGGGCACAGCATATCCTTGGTGGGCTGTCGTATCACTTCTAG
- a CDS encoding DUF937 domain-containing protein has protein sequence MGLMDQLGQAASGMMGGQDGQNPLLQALIGLLSQHGGIGGLGGLVQAFQKNGLGEIVNSWVSTGHNLPVTPNQVEQGLGSDILKQVAAKAGLSSGAASSQLAGLLPDLVDKLTPNGKIEAGGLDQLLKFVQGKMSV, from the coding sequence ATGGGATTAATGGATCAATTGGGCCAAGCAGCAAGTGGAATGATGGGCGGGCAAGACGGCCAGAATCCTCTCCTTCAGGCTTTGATAGGTCTGCTTAGTCAACATGGCGGCATCGGTGGGCTAGGCGGCCTCGTCCAAGCATTTCAAAAGAATGGTCTCGGGGAGATCGTGAATTCGTGGGTGAGCACGGGGCACAATCTTCCGGTGACGCCCAATCAGGTTGAGCAAGGACTTGGAAGCGATATCCTCAAACAAGTGGCCGCCAAAGCGGGGCTCTCGTCTGGAGCGGCCAGTTCGCAGCTTGCCGGCCTCCTGCCGGATCTAGTCGACAAGTTGACACCAAACGGCAAAATCGAAGCTGGTGGCCTCGATCAGCTCCTCAAATTTGTTCAAGGGAAGATGTCTGTCTGA
- a CDS encoding HEAT repeat domain-containing protein produces the protein MKSFQLPVPAITTGLLALSIVGFPPLASATSSSTQGTPSGVAQESYPMKELVKKYMVSCLRKPTQAVDCEKVRASAVAILKEDLLTLGSTADRVYLPHIVRMFKSEEIELRIATADSIGMIGPQDSDVEMLAILTNDPVPDVRQAVSNMLSHGKGNAIDLLKQRTMPVRTGRAPEKPADASKLGLPVAPDSVYLFDSSDATKGRLSYVTRGNTDPARFFRAKAQKGPFTWEQFKEQYRFQLKDEDEALDQLQQAAGKHLENEKAPDPTTNMEAFMAHMQKLQSVSMQGSTGRIFFDTYQPNLYGAPTVYVLEERRIGQRNYPTRYVVVYQELAFKWPGYRLAWTTVPDAAIKTAQVTSLDEEKEELANKAEREAMKKKQAELDALTKKKDAAEKKQFKKGQDDLEKELGF, from the coding sequence ATGAAATCATTTCAACTGCCTGTGCCTGCGATAACCACCGGTCTGCTTGCACTGTCGATTGTTGGGTTTCCGCCTCTTGCTTCTGCGACCTCCTCATCCACTCAGGGCACGCCGTCGGGAGTGGCTCAAGAGTCCTATCCTATGAAGGAGCTCGTGAAGAAATATATGGTGAGTTGCCTGCGCAAACCTACTCAAGCGGTTGATTGCGAAAAAGTGAGGGCGAGCGCAGTCGCTATCCTGAAGGAAGATCTGCTAACGCTGGGCTCCACAGCGGACCGCGTCTATTTGCCTCATATTGTCCGAATGTTCAAAAGCGAGGAGATTGAATTACGTATCGCCACAGCAGATTCGATCGGCATGATCGGACCCCAAGACAGCGATGTGGAGATGCTGGCGATCTTGACCAACGATCCGGTGCCGGATGTCAGGCAGGCCGTCTCGAATATGCTTTCGCACGGGAAGGGTAACGCCATCGACTTGTTAAAACAGCGCACGATGCCGGTGCGAACGGGGCGAGCGCCGGAGAAACCGGCGGACGCTTCAAAGCTGGGGCTGCCGGTCGCACCGGACAGCGTTTATCTCTTCGACTCGAGCGATGCGACGAAGGGTCGTCTCTCCTATGTCACAAGAGGCAACACCGACCCCGCTCGATTTTTTAGAGCCAAGGCCCAAAAGGGTCCATTTACATGGGAGCAATTCAAAGAGCAGTACCGTTTCCAACTGAAAGACGAGGATGAAGCACTCGACCAACTGCAACAAGCGGCAGGAAAACATCTAGAGAACGAGAAGGCCCCCGATCCGACAACGAACATGGAAGCGTTCATGGCACACATGCAAAAACTGCAATCGGTGTCCATGCAGGGAAGTACGGGCAGGATTTTCTTCGATACGTATCAGCCGAATCTCTACGGCGCGCCGACGGTCTATGTCTTGGAGGAACGTCGGATCGGCCAGCGCAATTACCCCACGCGTTACGTCGTCGTCTATCAAGAGCTGGCTTTCAAGTGGCCGGGGTATCGACTTGCCTGGACTACGGTGCCAGATGCCGCCATCAAGACGGCACAAGTAACCTCGCTCGATGAGGAAAAGGAAGAGCTGGCGAATAAAGCCGAACGTGAGGCCATGAAGAAAAAGCAAGCGGAGCTGGACGCGCTCACCAAGAAAAAAGACGCGGCGGAGAAGAAACAGTTCAAAAAGGGTCAGGATGATCTTGAGAAAGAACTCGGTTTTTAA